One genomic window of Bradyrhizobium sp. B124 includes the following:
- a CDS encoding nickel-dependent hydrogenase large subunit, with protein MGVRTPNGFNLDSSGKRIVIDPLTRIEGHLRVEANLGSDNVIRNAVSSGTMWRGIEVILRGRDPRDAWAFTERICGVCTGTHALTSVRAVENALGISIPENANSIRNIMQLCLLVHDHLVHFYHLHALDWVDVVSALKADPKSTSALAQSISPWPLSSPGYFKDLQIRLTRFFGSGQLGPFKNGYWGHPAYKLPPEANLMAMAHYLEALDFQKEIVKIQAIYGGKNPHPNWLVGGVPCAINIDGTGAVGAIHMERLNLVSSIIDRSIEFVEQVYLPDIAAIGSFYKDWLYGGGLSGKSVMSYGDIPESGNDCSEKSLKLPRGVILDGNLEEILPIDLGDPEQIQEFVAHSWYKYPSEFCGLHPWDGVTEPSFQLGEKVKGSRTDIKELDEGGKYSWIKAPRWRGHAVEVGPLARYIIGCAQGKAEFKEPAERLLKGLDLPLTALFSTLGRTAARALECQWAARQMRYFQDKLVLHIKAGNTATANVSKWKPESWPKEAKGYGFTEAPRGALGHWIKIKDTKIGNYQCVVPTTWNGSPRDSKGNIGAFEASLIGTPMADPHRPVEILRTIHSFDPCLACSTHVISPAGQEMASVNVR; from the coding sequence GTGGGTGTCCGGACACCGAATGGGTTCAATCTCGATTCTTCCGGTAAGCGAATTGTCATCGATCCGCTGACCCGGATCGAAGGCCACCTGCGCGTCGAGGCCAATCTCGGTTCCGACAATGTGATCCGCAATGCAGTCTCGAGCGGGACGATGTGGCGTGGCATCGAAGTCATCCTGCGCGGGCGCGATCCGCGCGACGCATGGGCGTTCACCGAGCGGATTTGCGGTGTCTGCACCGGCACCCATGCGCTCACCTCTGTGCGCGCGGTTGAGAATGCGCTAGGGATCTCCATTCCGGAGAATGCCAACTCGATCCGCAACATCATGCAGCTGTGCCTGCTTGTGCATGATCACCTCGTGCATTTCTATCATCTGCACGCGCTGGATTGGGTCGATGTGGTTTCCGCGCTCAAGGCCGATCCCAAATCGACCTCCGCGCTGGCGCAGTCCATCTCGCCCTGGCCGCTGTCGTCTCCTGGCTATTTTAAGGATTTGCAGATCAGGCTCACCAGATTCTTTGGATCAGGGCAACTTGGTCCGTTCAAGAATGGCTATTGGGGTCATCCGGCCTACAAGCTGCCACCGGAAGCGAACCTGATGGCCATGGCGCATTATCTGGAAGCGCTCGACTTCCAGAAAGAGATCGTCAAGATCCAAGCCATTTATGGGGGCAAGAACCCGCATCCGAACTGGCTGGTCGGGGGCGTGCCCTGCGCGATCAATATCGATGGAACAGGCGCGGTGGGCGCGATCCATATGGAGCGGCTTAACCTCGTGTCCTCGATCATCGACCGTTCGATCGAGTTTGTCGAGCAGGTCTATCTGCCCGACATTGCAGCGATCGGCTCGTTCTACAAGGACTGGCTCTATGGCGGCGGGCTTTCGGGCAAAAGTGTGATGTCCTATGGCGACATCCCCGAAAGCGGCAACGACTGTTCCGAGAAAAGCCTCAAGCTGCCGCGCGGCGTCATTCTTGATGGCAATCTCGAGGAGATCTTGCCGATTGACCTTGGCGATCCCGAGCAGATCCAGGAGTTCGTCGCCCATTCATGGTATAAGTACCCGAGCGAGTTCTGCGGTCTGCATCCCTGGGATGGCGTCACCGAGCCGAGCTTTCAGCTTGGCGAAAAGGTCAAAGGCAGCAGGACAGATATCAAGGAACTCGACGAAGGCGGCAAGTATTCCTGGATCAAAGCGCCGCGCTGGCGCGGCCACGCCGTCGAGGTCGGGCCGTTGGCACGATACATCATCGGTTGTGCGCAAGGCAAAGCCGAGTTCAAGGAGCCGGCCGAGAGACTGCTCAAGGGGCTCGATCTTCCCCTGACTGCGCTGTTTTCGACGCTTGGCCGTACCGCGGCCCGAGCGCTCGAATGTCAGTGGGCGGCGCGTCAGATGCGTTATTTCCAGGACAAGCTGGTGCTCCACATCAAGGCCGGCAATACCGCAACTGCCAATGTCAGCAAGTGGAAGCCGGAAAGCTGGCCTAAGGAGGCCAAGGGCTACGGTTTCACTGAGGCGCCGCGCGGTGCGCTCGGGCATTGGATCAAGATCAAGGACACCAAGATCGGCAATTACCAATGTGTTGTGCCGACGACGTGGAACGGGTCGCCTCGCGATTCCAAGGGCAATATTGGCGCTTTTGAGGCCTCCCTGATCGGTACTCCGATGGCGGATCCGCATCGGCCGGTCGAGATCTTGCGAACGATCCATTCCTTCGATCCGTGCTTGGCGTGTTCGACCCACGTGATCAGTCCTGCCGGCCAAGAAATGGCTTCAGTCAATGTTCGTTAG
- the cybH gene encoding Ni/Fe-hydrogenase, b-type cytochrome subunit gives MLDKTPPPLTAVDAAPNARSVGHGVAYVYEAPVRLCHWVNAAAILVLGISGYLIGTGIPAMPGEASGNFLFGYIRVAHFSAGYVLGVGFLLRIYWALMGNPYAMQIFCVPLWRRSFWREVCHEIRWYAFLAAEPERRVGHNRLAQVAMFFMFTQTITFMVVTGFALYGQGAGSDSWQYELFGWVFAIWPNSQDVHTWHHLGLWVIVSFALVHIYAVIREDVMSRQSISSMISGERELRD, from the coding sequence ATGCTGGACAAGACTCCGCCCCCCCTTACGGCCGTCGATGCGGCACCGAACGCTCGCAGTGTCGGCCATGGCGTCGCCTACGTTTATGAGGCGCCGGTGCGACTGTGCCATTGGGTCAATGCGGCGGCCATTCTGGTGCTGGGTATATCCGGTTATCTCATTGGAACTGGGATACCGGCGATGCCGGGAGAGGCAAGCGGCAATTTCCTGTTTGGCTATATCCGCGTTGCGCATTTCTCTGCGGGATATGTGCTCGGCGTCGGCTTTCTGCTGCGCATCTACTGGGCCCTGATGGGAAACCCGTATGCCATGCAGATCTTCTGCGTGCCGCTCTGGCGCAGGAGCTTTTGGCGCGAGGTGTGCCACGAGATTCGTTGGTATGCTTTCCTTGCAGCTGAGCCAGAGAGGCGTGTCGGGCACAATCGCCTAGCTCAAGTCGCAATGTTCTTCATGTTTACGCAGACGATCACGTTCATGGTTGTCACAGGCTTCGCACTTTATGGACAGGGCGCCGGTAGTGACAGCTGGCAGTACGAGCTATTTGGCTGGGTGTTTGCAATCTGGCCGAACAGTCAGGACGTCCATACCTGGCATCATCTCGGCCTGTGGGTAATCGTGAGCTTTGCACTCGTCCATATCTACGCGGTGATCCGGGAGGACGTCATGTCGCGCCAAAGCATCTCCTCCATGATTTCGGGTGAACGCGAGCTTCGCGATTGA
- a CDS encoding HyaD/HybD family hydrogenase maturation endopeptidase, producing MLSPENKKRILVLGIGNILWADEGFGVRAVEEFHRRYVTHDNVTILDGGTQGLYLVSFLEWADCLIVFDAIDYGLPPGQLKLVRDDEVPKFTAAKKVSLHQTGFQEVLSAADLLGRCPRELALIGCQPLDLEHWGGPLTAPVRSQIAPAIELACKLLVQWGSPAKLRTAPLTAAEQLFANNIDRANYETRAQPI from the coding sequence ATGCTAAGTCCGGAGAACAAGAAGCGGATCCTGGTGCTCGGCATCGGCAATATCCTGTGGGCCGATGAGGGATTCGGCGTGCGAGCGGTCGAGGAGTTTCACCGCCGCTACGTCACCCATGACAACGTCACCATCCTCGATGGTGGCACTCAGGGGCTCTACCTCGTCAGTTTTCTCGAGTGGGCGGACTGCCTGATCGTGTTCGATGCCATCGACTATGGACTGCCGCCCGGGCAGTTGAAGCTCGTGCGAGATGACGAAGTGCCAAAATTTACCGCTGCCAAGAAGGTGAGCCTGCATCAGACCGGCTTTCAGGAGGTGTTGAGTGCGGCCGACCTGCTTGGCCGCTGCCCGCGAGAACTCGCTCTCATCGGCTGTCAGCCGTTGGACCTGGAGCATTGGGGCGGTCCGCTGACTGCTCCGGTGCGTTCTCAGATTGCGCCTGCGATTGAACTGGCTTGCAAACTGTTGGTGCAGTGGGGCTCGCCGGCAAAGCTGCGGACCGCGCCGCTGACTGCAGCAGAACAGCTGTTTGCGAACAATATCGACCGTGCAAACTATGAAACAAGAGCGCAGCCGATCTAG
- a CDS encoding HypC/HybG/HupF family hydrogenase formation chaperone has product MCLGLPMTIVETDGITALCEHGNEQRRVSVMLLSDASLGAKVLVHIDTAVRLLDEDEARLISQALDGLEAGLNGQDCDRFFADLIGHEPQLPEHLR; this is encoded by the coding sequence ATGTGCCTTGGCTTGCCAATGACGATTGTTGAGACAGACGGCATCACGGCTCTGTGCGAGCATGGCAATGAACAGCGGCGTGTCTCGGTCATGCTGCTCTCCGACGCGTCGCTCGGCGCCAAGGTGCTCGTCCATATCGATACCGCGGTGCGGCTGTTGGACGAGGATGAAGCAAGGCTGATCTCGCAAGCACTCGACGGGCTTGAGGCCGGCCTCAACGGCCAGGACTGCGATCGCTTCTTTGCGGACTTGATCGGTCATGAGCCGCAATTGCCCGAGCACCTACGCTAG
- a CDS encoding hydrogenase expression/formation protein, with amino-acid sequence MKTAASVVSEGAEQAASDFPLDAESLGVIHSGPTAVGALAKRAWRDGDELARICPNATGLLSNAAAAVGGQKSGARTQLYSLANLSDLERKLISEVLGDGEVAGVVALPDGSLAQIREAMLAGIWRVRIGAEPAHEYVEIGAIPQIVRRAATDLTSTDLVIGSAPDGAMNVLPVLAEIRERARAWRPGMRAHVVNLTLLPMSAIDLAFLQQSVGNGPVQLIFRGYGSCRVQATGIRNVWSVQFFNSMDNIILDTLEVGGVPIVALAADEDFEDSAERLHEIIKAYFT; translated from the coding sequence ATGAAAACAGCGGCCAGCGTCGTATCGGAAGGCGCCGAGCAGGCGGCAAGCGACTTCCCACTCGACGCGGAAAGTCTCGGCGTAATCCATAGCGGGCCGACGGCTGTGGGGGCGCTCGCCAAGCGCGCTTGGCGCGATGGAGACGAGCTTGCGAGAATCTGTCCGAATGCCACCGGGCTGTTATCGAACGCCGCTGCTGCCGTTGGCGGCCAGAAAAGCGGCGCACGGACGCAGCTGTACAGCCTGGCGAATCTCAGCGATCTCGAGCGCAAGCTGATTTCCGAAGTGCTTGGGGACGGCGAGGTTGCCGGCGTCGTTGCGCTGCCAGATGGCTCTTTGGCGCAAATCCGGGAGGCCATGCTGGCGGGCATCTGGCGCGTCCGCATCGGGGCGGAGCCGGCACACGAATATGTTGAGATCGGGGCGATCCCGCAGATCGTGCGGCGCGCCGCAACTGACCTGACGTCCACCGATCTTGTGATAGGCTCGGCGCCGGACGGCGCGATGAACGTGCTCCCGGTGCTCGCCGAAATACGCGAGCGGGCCCGCGCCTGGCGCCCTGGCATGCGCGCGCATGTCGTCAATCTCACACTGCTGCCGATGAGCGCTATCGACCTGGCGTTTCTGCAGCAAAGCGTGGGCAATGGTCCGGTCCAGCTCATCTTCCGCGGCTACGGCTCATGCCGAGTGCAGGCGACTGGAATCCGGAACGTCTGGTCGGTGCAGTTCTTCAATTCTATGGACAACATTATCCTGGATACGCTGGAGGTCGGCGGCGTGCCGATCGTAGCGTTGGCCGCCGACGAGGATTTCGAGGATTCCGCCGAACGCTTGCACGAAATCATCAAGGCTTACTTCACATGA
- the hypA gene encoding hydrogenase maturation nickel metallochaperone HypA — protein sequence MHEMALCLGIIEIVEQALRRRSFSQVRSVCLEIGALSHVAPEAIMFCFAAVATRTVADGAVLKIVELPGRAWCMTCSKSVEIARRGECCPCCGSYQLQVTAGEQMRVKELEIN from the coding sequence ATGCATGAAATGGCGCTTTGTCTGGGCATCATCGAAATCGTCGAGCAAGCGTTGCGTCGCCGATCGTTTTCACAGGTACGGAGCGTCTGCCTGGAAATCGGGGCGCTGAGCCATGTCGCGCCCGAAGCGATCATGTTTTGCTTTGCGGCCGTTGCAACGCGGACCGTTGCCGACGGCGCGGTTCTTAAAATCGTCGAACTCCCTGGCCGGGCCTGGTGCATGACCTGTTCGAAGAGCGTCGAAATTGCACGGCGAGGTGAGTGCTGTCCTTGCTGCGGCAGCTATCAGTTGCAGGTAACCGCGGGCGAACAGATGCGAGTGAAAGAGCTGGAGATCAATTGA
- the hypB gene encoding hydrogenase nickel incorporation protein HypB: MCTVCGCSEEASLTGHAEAHDAQGQERYYAHVQDDYDRHHVHPHGDQSLQHSYPARHGHHHHDRPGHQQAHGGQAFLSCGAGPAALKVAGMSSERVIQIGRDILGKNNRIAADNRARFVADDLLVFNLVSSPGAGKTSLLVRAASELRRSRPVGVIEGDQQTSNDAERIRAVGVPAIQINTGKGCHLDAAMIGEAYRRLPRLTRGILFIENVGNLVCPAAFDLGEACKIVVLSTTEGEDKPLKYPDMFAASSLMLINKIDLASVLEFELGRTIEYARRVNPTIEMLTVSARTGEGFGALYAWIDKQATHQLRAAVDTRR; this comes from the coding sequence ATGTGTACCGTATGCGGCTGCAGCGAAGAGGCGTCTTTAACCGGACACGCCGAAGCGCATGATGCGCAAGGCCAGGAGCGTTACTATGCTCATGTGCAGGACGATTACGATCGCCATCATGTCCATCCGCATGGTGACCAAAGCCTGCAGCATTCATATCCGGCTCGCCACGGTCATCATCACCACGATCGTCCCGGCCATCAGCAGGCTCATGGGGGGCAGGCGTTTCTGAGCTGCGGCGCCGGCCCGGCTGCCTTGAAGGTCGCGGGCATGAGCAGCGAGCGGGTCATTCAGATCGGGCGCGACATCCTTGGCAAGAATAATAGGATCGCGGCGGACAACCGCGCGCGCTTCGTGGCCGATGATCTGCTCGTGTTTAATCTTGTGTCCAGTCCCGGTGCAGGCAAAACGTCGCTGCTTGTCCGTGCCGCGTCCGAGCTCAGGCGCAGCCGCCCGGTCGGGGTCATCGAAGGCGACCAGCAGACCTCGAACGATGCCGAGCGCATTCGGGCGGTCGGCGTGCCAGCTATTCAAATCAATACCGGCAAGGGTTGCCATCTCGATGCTGCAATGATTGGCGAGGCTTATCGCCGCTTGCCGCGGCTCACGCGAGGTATTCTCTTCATCGAGAACGTCGGTAATCTGGTCTGTCCCGCAGCCTTCGATCTTGGCGAAGCCTGCAAGATCGTGGTGTTATCGACGACCGAAGGTGAAGACAAGCCGCTCAAATATCCCGATATGTTTGCCGCTTCTTCGCTCATGCTGATCAACAAGATTGATCTGGCGTCAGTGCTTGAGTTCGAGTTGGGCAGGACTATCGAATATGCAAGGCGCGTCAATCCAACGATCGAAATGCTCACGGTTTCGGCGCGTACTGGCGAGGGTTTTGGCGCGCTCTACGCTTGGATCGATAAACAGGCGACGCATCAGCTGCGCGCCGCAGTGGACACAAGGCGATGA
- the hypF gene encoding carbamoyltransferase HypF, translating to MSATVACGDRRRLRVRVSGAVQGVGFRPYVYGLATRYGLAGFVINGPDGVTIEVEGDRASEFAAALPLEAPPLARIDHICVQETAALAAKDFSIGTSEGGRLSTRIVADAATCQQCLGELFDPESRHYLYPFISCSHCGPRYTIAERLPYDRRNTVMEAFRLCAACVAEYVDPANRRFHAEAIACPTCGPRLSHGINAIVAAIAGGQIVAIKGLGGYQLLCDARNQGAVQRLRSRKQRLEKPFAVMVGSIERVNEIADANASELALLESIARPVVLLATRNHLAPGIAPGLSRVGVMLPVAPLHHLIFHALRSTGAWLEGPGPVIVATSANLCGEPLLIDNAQALRRLEGIADLVVTHDREILTRADDSVVSVVAGRPQFIRRARGYVPEPIRLARSVPPVLAVGGALKSTVTITRDSEAFVSQHIGDLDTAEGICVFEETIRHLTSTLDVEPVVIAHDLHPNMASTRFAEASGRAQVAVQHHHAHAAAVIAEHGHAGPALALVLDGHGFGSDSGNWGGELLLCEGTRCRRIGHFAPLQMPGGDRAVREPWRMASAILQSLGRGNEIGPRFAAQRQVERVQALLDQPGGATTTSAGRLFDAAAALLGIASVQSYEGEAAMKLEALVRRTAIFDAGWTIDGGVLSLRPLFARLIADKIDAADGAGLFHGTFAAACIDWVTRSARTTGVNTVVLSGGCFLNVVLADEIQRGCSSVGLMPLMPRQLPPNDGGLSLGQAWIAALQIAEQPSALEGTA from the coding sequence ATGAGCGCCACCGTCGCTTGCGGCGACCGAAGACGGCTGCGCGTGCGCGTGAGCGGGGCTGTGCAAGGGGTCGGCTTTCGTCCCTACGTCTATGGCCTCGCCACGCGGTACGGATTGGCGGGATTTGTCATCAATGGCCCCGATGGCGTCACGATCGAGGTCGAGGGTGACCGTGCATCGGAGTTTGCCGCCGCTTTGCCGCTCGAGGCACCTCCACTGGCGCGCATCGACCACATCTGCGTTCAGGAGACCGCGGCGCTCGCGGCGAAAGACTTTTCGATCGGCACGAGCGAAGGTGGCAGGTTGTCAACCCGGATCGTCGCCGATGCCGCGACTTGCCAGCAATGCCTCGGTGAGTTGTTTGATCCAGAAAGTCGCCATTACCTTTATCCCTTCATCAGTTGCTCGCATTGCGGCCCGCGCTATACCATCGCCGAACGGCTTCCGTACGATCGCCGCAACACGGTCATGGAGGCTTTTAGGCTTTGTGCCGCCTGCGTGGCCGAGTATGTCGATCCGGCGAACCGCAGGTTCCATGCGGAGGCGATCGCGTGTCCGACATGCGGCCCTCGACTCAGCCATGGGATCAACGCCATTGTCGCGGCGATCGCCGGCGGTCAGATCGTGGCGATAAAGGGGCTGGGCGGGTACCAGCTGCTTTGCGACGCGCGCAACCAGGGCGCTGTGCAGCGCTTGCGCAGCAGAAAGCAGCGCCTTGAGAAGCCGTTCGCGGTCATGGTTGGTTCCATAGAGCGGGTCAATGAGATCGCGGACGCGAATGCGTCCGAGCTTGCGCTACTCGAATCCATAGCTCGTCCCGTCGTCCTTCTAGCTACGCGCAATCATCTAGCGCCCGGCATAGCTCCTGGCTTATCGCGTGTGGGTGTCATGCTGCCTGTGGCCCCGCTGCATCACCTCATCTTTCATGCGCTTCGCTCGACAGGAGCATGGCTTGAGGGGCCCGGCCCCGTCATCGTCGCGACCAGTGCCAATCTTTGCGGCGAACCGCTACTGATCGACAACGCGCAGGCGCTGCGGCGGCTCGAGGGGATCGCCGACCTTGTCGTGACCCATGATCGCGAGATCCTAACGCGTGCCGATGACTCCGTGGTGTCGGTGGTGGCGGGGCGGCCCCAATTCATTCGTCGCGCCCGTGGCTATGTTCCCGAACCGATCCGGCTTGCGAGGTCTGTGCCGCCCGTGCTCGCCGTCGGCGGCGCGCTGAAATCGACTGTCACCATCACGCGGGACAGCGAAGCGTTCGTGTCCCAGCATATTGGCGATCTCGATACGGCCGAAGGCATCTGTGTGTTCGAGGAGACGATCCGGCACCTCACATCGACCCTTGACGTGGAGCCTGTCGTCATCGCCCATGATCTGCATCCCAATATGGCCTCTACCCGGTTTGCGGAAGCAAGCGGCCGCGCGCAGGTCGCGGTCCAGCATCACCATGCACACGCTGCGGCCGTCATCGCTGAGCATGGCCATGCGGGACCTGCGCTCGCGCTGGTGCTCGACGGCCATGGCTTTGGCTCCGACAGTGGCAACTGGGGTGGTGAGCTATTGTTGTGCGAAGGGACGAGGTGTCGACGCATCGGGCATTTCGCGCCCCTGCAAATGCCTGGCGGAGATCGTGCAGTCCGCGAGCCGTGGCGGATGGCGAGCGCAATACTGCAGTCGCTCGGCCGGGGAAACGAAATTGGGCCCCGCTTTGCAGCGCAACGGCAGGTTGAGCGCGTACAGGCATTGCTTGATCAGCCGGGCGGGGCCACCACGACCAGCGCGGGCCGATTGTTCGATGCAGCGGCGGCGCTGCTGGGGATTGCGAGTGTGCAGAGCTATGAGGGCGAAGCCGCGATGAAGCTCGAGGCGCTGGTGCGGCGGACTGCGATTTTCGATGCCGGCTGGACGATCGATGGCGGCGTGCTGTCGCTTCGTCCGCTGTTTGCACGCTTGATTGCAGACAAGATTGACGCCGCGGACGGAGCCGGGCTGTTTCATGGCACCTTCGCCGCCGCCTGCATTGACTGGGTCACGCGCTCTGCGCGAACGACCGGGGTCAATACCGTCGTTCTAAGCGGCGGCTGCTTCCTGAACGTGGTGCTGGCGGATGAAATCCAGCGCGGTTGCAGCAGCGTCGGTCTCATGCCGCTGATGCCACGGCAGCTGCCACCCAATGATGGTGGCTTGAGCCTTGGCCAGGCCTGGATTGCCGCTCTGCAGATTGCTGAACAGCCGTCAGCCCTGGAAGGAACAGCCTGA
- a CDS encoding HypC/HybG/HupF family hydrogenase formation chaperone codes for MCLSVPAKIAKILPHDMAIVSIDGVSLEVSIALIDELDVGDYVLVHVGHALAKIDPIEAKRTMELLQELGSAGLELRS; via the coding sequence ATGTGTCTTTCGGTCCCAGCAAAGATCGCGAAAATTCTTCCCCACGACATGGCGATCGTGTCCATCGACGGCGTCAGCCTAGAAGTATCGATCGCTCTCATCGACGAACTCGACGTCGGCGACTACGTCCTTGTCCATGTCGGCCATGCGCTGGCCAAGATCGACCCGATAGAAGCCAAGCGCACGATGGAGCTCCTGCAAGAGCTAGGCAGCGCGGGGCTGGAGCTCCGATCATGA
- the hypD gene encoding hydrogenase formation protein HypD, with product MKYADEFRDKTIAQGLARAIGAEAGPQRAYRFMEFCGGHTHAISRYGLEDLLPANVRMIHGPGCPVCVLPASRIDMAIRLVERPEVTLCVYGDLMRAPGSQGQSLLRAKALGADIRIVYSTLDAIRLAEQVPSREVVFFAIGFETTTPPTAVMIRIAEKKKLKGLSVFCNHVLTPSAMHSILENPKIRNIGGVAIDGFVGPAHVSTIIGTRPYEPLAEQFGKPIVIAGFEPLDVMLAILMLVRQVNERRHEVENQYSRAVTREGNRRAKDEVLQVFELREQFEWRGLGLVPNSGLKLKRAYARFDAEARFAMHELRVADNPACECCAILRGAKRPVDCKLFGTVCTPETPIGSCMVSSEGACAAYWTYGRVRDAGVRRMS from the coding sequence ATGAAATATGCCGACGAATTTCGCGACAAGACCATCGCGCAGGGCCTGGCGCGTGCGATTGGCGCCGAGGCCGGTCCACAAAGGGCCTATCGGTTCATGGAATTCTGCGGCGGACACACGCATGCGATCTCCCGCTACGGCCTGGAGGATTTGCTGCCCGCGAACGTCCGCATGATCCACGGGCCGGGTTGTCCCGTCTGCGTTCTGCCCGCCAGCCGGATCGACATGGCGATCCGGCTCGTCGAGCGGCCGGAGGTCACTCTGTGCGTCTACGGCGACCTGATGCGCGCGCCCGGATCGCAAGGACAGTCCCTGTTGCGAGCCAAAGCGCTCGGCGCTGACATTCGGATAGTCTATTCGACGCTCGACGCTATCCGGCTCGCCGAACAGGTGCCGAGCCGGGAGGTGGTCTTCTTTGCCATCGGATTTGAGACCACGACGCCCCCGACAGCGGTGATGATCCGGATTGCCGAGAAGAAGAAGCTGAAGGGCCTCAGCGTGTTCTGCAACCACGTGCTTACACCGTCTGCGATGCACAGTATTCTCGAGAACCCGAAGATCCGCAATATCGGCGGGGTCGCAATTGACGGCTTCGTCGGGCCTGCGCATGTCAGCACCATCATCGGTACGCGGCCTTACGAGCCTCTGGCGGAACAATTCGGTAAGCCGATCGTGATCGCGGGATTTGAACCGCTCGACGTCATGCTGGCGATCCTGATGCTGGTGCGGCAGGTGAACGAACGCCGTCATGAGGTGGAGAACCAATACAGCCGCGCGGTGACGCGCGAAGGCAATCGGCGTGCCAAGGACGAGGTCTTGCAGGTTTTCGAACTGCGGGAGCAGTTCGAATGGCGTGGGCTTGGACTCGTACCCAACAGTGGACTGAAGCTGAAGCGGGCTTACGCACGATTTGACGCCGAGGCGCGTTTTGCGATGCACGAGCTGCGTGTCGCCGACAATCCGGCGTGTGAATGCTGCGCGATCCTGCGCGGCGCCAAGCGGCCGGTTGACTGCAAGCTATTTGGAACCGTCTGCACGCCGGAAACACCCATAGGGTCCTGCATGGTCTCATCGGAAGGTGCTTGTGCCGCATATTGGACCTATGGCCGAGTTCGCGATGCTGGGGTGAGGCGGATGTCATGA
- the hypE gene encoding hydrogenase expression/formation protein HypE: MSVKAYQRKLDLENGRVDLSHGSGGRAMAQLISGVFHHAFGNEWLARCNDQSAFDVTTGRMVMTTDSYVVSPLFFPGGNIGSLAVHGTINDVVMAGARPLYLSASFIIEEGFRFSDLKTIADSMGAAARGAGVYIITGDTKVVERGKADGLFISTTGIGVLADGLDLSADKARVGDRVLVSGSLGDHGVAIMSTRHNLAFQIEIVSDSAALHNLVAVMVAAGGRGIRVMRDPTRGGLAASLNEIAHQSGLGFRLQEAAIPVKPAVAATCELLGFDPIHVANEGKLVAIVAPDLADAVLAAMKAHPLGCDATDIGEAVADDHKFVQMATSFGGGRIVDWLSGEQLPRIC, from the coding sequence ATGAGCGTAAAGGCCTATCAACGCAAGCTCGACCTCGAGAACGGACGCGTTGATCTTTCTCACGGATCGGGGGGCCGTGCCATGGCACAGCTGATCTCGGGCGTTTTTCACCACGCCTTCGGCAATGAATGGCTCGCCCGCTGCAATGATCAGTCGGCGTTTGACGTTACGACAGGCAGGATGGTGATGACGACCGATAGCTATGTGGTTTCGCCGCTGTTCTTTCCCGGCGGCAATATCGGGTCACTCGCCGTGCACGGCACGATCAATGATGTCGTCATGGCCGGCGCGCGTCCACTCTATCTATCGGCCAGCTTCATCATCGAGGAGGGGTTCCGGTTTTCCGATCTGAAGACAATTGCGGATTCGATGGGCGCAGCGGCGCGCGGCGCCGGCGTTTACATCATCACCGGGGACACCAAGGTCGTCGAGCGCGGCAAGGCGGATGGTCTGTTCATCTCTACGACCGGGATCGGGGTTCTGGCCGATGGGCTCGATCTTTCCGCGGACAAAGCAAGGGTCGGGGACCGTGTCCTGGTGTCCGGCAGCCTCGGCGATCATGGGGTGGCGATCATGTCAACGCGCCACAACCTCGCCTTTCAAATCGAGATCGTCTCGGATTCCGCAGCGCTGCATAACCTTGTAGCCGTCATGGTTGCGGCCGGTGGTCGCGGCATTCGGGTGATGCGTGACCCCACGCGCGGCGGTCTTGCCGCCTCCCTCAACGAGATTGCGCATCAATCTGGGCTCGGGTTCCGTCTGCAGGAAGCGGCCATTCCGGTGAAGCCCGCGGTTGCGGCCACTTGCGAACTCCTTGGGTTTGATCCGATCCATGTCGCCAATGAGGGCAAGCTCGTTGCGATCGTCGCGCCCGATTTGGCCGATGCCGTGCTTGCAGCGATGAAGGCGCATCCGCTCGGATGTGATGCAACTGATATTGGCGAGGCGGTAGCTGACGATCACAAATTTGTGCAGATGGCGACCAGTTTCGGCGGCGGACGAATTGTCGATTGGTTGTCGGGCGAACAATTACCCCGAATCTGTTGA